tcaacctcttgccacatttcaggcttcaaacataaagatataaaattctaatttttggtgaagaatcaacaataagtgggacacaatcgtgaaatggaatgaaatttattggatgtgtcaaacttttttaacaaataaaaaacggaaaagtggggtgtgcaatattattcgggccccttgcgttaatactttgtagcgccaccctttgctgcaattacagctgcaagtcgcttggggtatgtctctataagttttgcacatcgagagactgaaattcttgcccattcttccttgcaaaacagctcgagctcagtgaggttggatggagcgcgttcgtgaacagcagtcttcagctctttccacggattctcgattggattcaggtccggACTTTGACTTGTCCATTTCAACACCtcgatacgtttatttgtgaaccattccattgtagatttggctttatgttttggatcattgtcttgttggaagataaatcttaatcccagtctcaggtctcttgcagactccaacaagttttcttccagaatggtcctgtatttggccccatccatcttcccatcaattttgaccatcttccctgtccctgctgatgaaaagcaggcccaaaccacgatgctgccactaccatgtttgacagtggggctggtgtgagctgtgttgcttttacgccaaacatgttgttttgcattgtggccaaacagttcgattttgctttaatctgaccagagcaccttcttccatatgtttggtgtgtctcccaggtggcttgtggcaaactttaaatgagactttttatggatatctttgagaaatggctttcttcttgcgcctcttccataaaggccagatttgtggagtgtacgactgattgttgtcctatggacagactctcccacctcagctgtagatctctgcagttcatccagagtgatcatgggcctctaggctgcatctctgatcagtcttctccttgttcgagatgaaagtttagagggacggccgggtcttggtagatttgcagtggtctgacactccttccatttcaatataattgcttgcacagtgctccttgggatgtttaaagcttgggaaatctttttgtatccaaattcagctttaaacttctccacaacagtatctcagacctgcctgatgtgttccttggtcttcatgatgctctctgcgctttgaacagaaccttgagactatcacagagcagctgcatttatacggagacttgattacacacaggtggattctatttatcatcatcagtcatttgggacaacattggatcattcagagatcctcactgaacttctggaatgcgtttgctgcactgaaagtgaaggggccaaataatattgcacgccccacttttcagttttttatttcttaaacaagtttgacacatccaataaatttcattccacttcacgattgtgtcccacttgttgattcttaacaaaaaaattaaattttatatgtttatgtttgaagcctgaaatgtggcaagaggttgaccagttcaagggggatgagtacttttgcaagacactgtatatgTAGATGTTGTGGGAGACTTCTTTTGAGGATTAGGTGGAGAAATTGGTCTATCACAGACACATATGTATATTTCAGtcagtttttaatttatatgGTTCTTGCCCCCACACAAACGTAAAGATCTCAGTTATTTAACTAAAGATGATTAACAACAAAGAGACTTGGTTTCTATTTTAATTAtgacttattttattttggttgtaTTACTATTTCTGCTGCAGAGCaagagaaattattttgtgtagtTAATCAAGAGGTGATTGAGGCAAAAATGACatgaatttttaaaaatgtagtttatgtttagacattttgtttatttgttaacTATATTTTTAGATATTATTTGCCGTCTGCATTATTTGTGTTCTTGAAGGAAgcaggtatacaggtccttctcaaaatattagcatattgtgataaagttcattattttccataatgtcatgatgaaaatttaacattcatatattttagattcattgtacactaactgaaatatttcaggtcttttattgtcttaatacggatgattttggcatacagctcatgaaaacccaaaattcctatctcacaaaattagcatatcattaaaagggtctctaaacgagctatgaacctaatcatctgaatcaacaagttaactctaaacacctgcaaaagattcctgaggcctttaaaactcccagcctggttcatcactcaaaaccccaatcatgggtaagactgccgacctgactgctgtccagaaggccactattgacaccctcaagcaagagggtaagacacagaaaggaatttctgaacgaataggctgttcccacagtgctgtatcaaggcacctcagtgggaagtctgtgggaaggaaaaagtgtggcagaaaacgctgcacaacaagaagaggtgaccggaccctgaggaagattgtggagaagggccgattccagaccttgggggacctgcggaagcagtggactgagtctggagtagaaacatccagagccaccgtgcaaaggcgtgtgcaggaaatgggctacaggtgccgcattccccaggtcaagccacttttgaaccagaaacagcggcagaagcgcctgacctgggctacagagaagcagcactggactgttgctcagtggtccaaagtacttttttcggatgaaagcaaattttgcatgtcattcagaaatcaaggtgccagagtctggaggaagactggggagaaggaaatgccaaaatgccagaagtccagtgtcaagtacccacagtcagtgatggtctggggtgccgtgtcagctgctggtgttggtccactgtgttttatcaaaggcaggatcaatgcagctagctatcaggagattttggagcacttcatgcttccatctgctgaaaagctttatggagatgaagatttcatttttcagcacgacctggcacctgctcacagtgccaaaaccactggtaaatggtttactgaccatggtatcactgtgctcaattggcctgccaactttcctgacctgaaccccatagagaatatgtgggatattgtgaagagaacattgagagactcaagacccaacactctggatgagctaaaggccgctatcgaagcatcctgggcctccataagacctcagcagtgccacaggctgattgcctccatgccacgctgcatagaagcagtcatttctgcaaaaggattcccgaccaagtattgagtgcataactgtacatgattatttgaaggttgacgttttttgtattaaaaacacttttattttattggtcggatgaaatatgctaattttgtgagataggaattttgggttttcatgagctgtatgccaaaattatccgtattaagacaataaaaggcctgaaatatttcagttagtgtgcaatgaatctaaaatatatgaatgttaaattttcatcattacattatggaaaataatgaactttatcacaatatgctaatattttgagaaggacctgtaggtcttgccatttttctttatcttgatgttaaaaatgttgcacatctgttacatttgtttaaaatgtggaTTTGTTCAATGTTGTGTCACTTTCTTTGTGCATGCCATTAAATTTAAGTATGTGGATTACTACCCTGTTACCTTGTCACTTCCATTCCATATAGTGAGCTAAGTAATAATTTGCTTACAGGAATGGCTTTTACCGAACATCTCATGTCCAGGGTTGTCATTTGGCACTTCATGATCTGGCTACTTACCCTGTAGATGTCAGAAGGTCATTGTGACAACTCAACCAGAGTGTGGTAGCTAAAACTAAAATTTTGTTAGTTTAAATAACTTGGTCCCCTGGAGCTATACCGTGGCTCTTGGTGATTATATGGCTCCTTAACCACTAAGGAGAGGTGCGTTTGAAAGTGAGAGGTGATATCTCAATAGACGAATGGAAAATATGTCCCCCTCACTTGGTAAGATGGTGATTATGCTCCTGGTTATGTCCCACTGTGTGTGAGAGTGAagtcactgtaaaacatttaaaacaaagacaatacaGTTGCAGAATTAGCATTGTCACCCGTCTGTAGCATCTTTTACTAGCTGTAGCATAGTTAACATTAGTAATTGTAATCAGTCTCCATGTGCCAACCCTAGAGGCTGAGTACCCTTATCTCAAGTCAACTCCAGCCAGTTTACTCCTTCAGCAGTTTAGcaaaacatcccaaaggtggGTCTGAATAGAAGGAGCAGAAGGCTTCTATTCATAGCAGACGTGTTACTGTACAATAGGTACTCAGCTTCTCACAACGTTTGTGCCTTCTCTGTCTTCAACCCCTCAGCTTCCACACTGAAGGGTGTCTGTTATCATGACAGCTTAATAGTGCTTAGAGTAGATATGGTGTGTTTACTGATCTCCAAaaaatatggattttttttttcaggaggaaaaaaaggagTTTGAACTTGTACTAATTTGATTTACCACAAGGATGTCCTTTTAAACAACTGGTTTCCTCTGCCTGTTGAGAGATTTGGTAGCTTCAGTTGGTGCTGCAGCTCAGGAACTTTATGAAGGTTCTGCTTGGTCCAGTATACCAAACCTTTTGGTAGCATTGTCATAAACACAGTACTGTTGGGATGGGATTCTTACTGTGCAATAAGGACAAGGAAAAATACCTCAGCATCACAGTATTTTTACACAGATCAAAATCTTACattatttaacaattttttttaaacagaaaagcaacatttaTTCCTGCTGCTACAAAACAACATAATTATAACACTTATAATTACTTTATATCTAACATTTATTCTTATGTTGATACTTAGATTTGAATAATTGCTTGCTAAATTTGGTTGTAGTTTCCAAGGTCTGATTGCACAGAATATGAACCTTGTTGCCATTCTCGtctttatagagtaacacaaGTCTAAGAAGCAGATATGAGCTGGTTAATTAGTAAGGCTGTCTGCTAAGGTACAACCTGTACCTCTGCAGCAGCAGTTAGGAGTGATGGGTGGTGTTCCCAAAAGGCCAAATTTGGTTTTCATGTAAGCCAGTGAACAGTGTAGCTGAGGAGCTTTGCGAAGCAACAAGTGAGGGAGAGGCTGCTCTTCTATGCCCCCTACAGCTTGAGCAAACTGAGGTAACTTCTCCAGCATCTCATGATAAGGACTTTAAACCAAAGAGATGTATGATGGGAAATGTTAGTGGTATGTGGAATCAGAACTCGTAAAACCTTAGACTCAACAGGATTTTAACTACACCAGACCTAAATGTGAGGTTCACTCAGGGTAACTGGAAGTGATTCATTCACACTGAAGGACTTAAGGCTCAGCAGTGTCTTTCCTCCTCAGACAGAGTCCTGGAGAAGGCCATGCTTAAGTGCGTCCTGAAGCCCTTGAAGCCGGCTATCAGCGCTGCTCTGAAGAGGTTCCAGGTGCACAGCGGTGGctggaaggagctgaaagagAACCTGTCTTTGGCCAAAACCTGGCGACCACAAAAGATGGGCGAGGCTGACGCACCTCCCCCTGACCCTGTAGCCATAGAGAAGATCAGGCAAAAATTCCAGACCATGTGTAAGCTGTACTCCCCAGAGAAGAAGGTCTGCATGCTGCTAAGAGTCTGCAAACTTATTTACACAATCATGGAGGACAAATCAGGTAGAGATCTTTGAGATGAACAGTTTTCTAAAGTTAACATACTCTGCATGATATTTTATGAGAATGATGAAATGAGCCTATGCCTTTGCCTCAGGTCGTTTGTATGGAGCTGATGACTTCCTCCCCATGTTGACCTATGTTTTAGCCCAGTGTGACATGCCTGAGTTGGACAATGAGATCCTGTACATGATGGAGCTGCTGGACCCTTTGCTGCTGCATGGAGAAGGTGCCTGTCAAACATTTActcctttaaaaaaagattatttttcttcagactGCTGTTACCACTGTTTCTGTGTGTCCAGGTGGTTACTACCTGACCAGTGCCTATGGAGCCATGTCCCTGATTAAGAACTTCCACGAGGATCAGGCAGCCAGAGTGCTGAACTCTGAAACCAGAGATACACTACACCAGTGGCACCGGCGCCACACCACCCAGCATTCGGTGCCCTCTATTGATGACTTCCAGGTGAGCATCACCACAACAGTCTAACAGACCACCTCTTCGCTTGCTCAGCCAGGTTGTCTTTTACTTATAGAGATGGTCTCCTGTTTTTGTCCTAGAATTACCTGCGTGTGGCGCTGCAGGAGCTGGACAGTGGCTGCACAGCCAAAACCTTGGAGGTGCAACCTGACACCACGGTGGAGGAGCTGTGTCAGCTGTGTGCCCTGAAGTTTAAGGTGACAGATCCCGAGACCTACAGCCTGTTCTTGCAGATGGAGGGAAGCAGCCAGCAGCTGGCGGCAGATACCCACCCTCAGAAGATCAAGGCTGAGCTTCACAGCTGCCCAGAGCCAGTTCCCTTCCACTTTGTCTACCGCCGTATggctaaaaacagaacattgtcGGGAGCTCTCTACAACGCCACTCCCGACCTTAGCCGTCTTCCTTCAGTCTCTGATCCCAAGGCTGACCTAATCCACCAGAGCACAGAGCCTCCAGCTTCCAGTATCATCTCCAGCCTCAACAGCAGCTGCATCACAGAGGAACCTCCAGCCGACACACATTAGATCTTCATCTCCTACAAACATGCTTACATGAACTGTGTTGTTTGGATGTCAAAAAAGCCCGCATAGGCAAAATAGCCTACATTTCTATATCAAAAAGGTTTCCTCATAAAAAACCTCATAATTAACATGAataaaaggcttgaaaacatcagcttGCGAGCGGttaatatatgtgtgtgtgtggatataCATATGAACAATTTAAGTGATGGAAGAAGGGTGGATTTACGTTTAACAATTACAGGTCAGCTGTTACTTTGTTGTTGAGAGTTTCAATAGCTAAACGTTTTAGATTGCCGATGAAAATAGGTTCAGTGACACCTAGTTGTCACTGATGCACATAAAAAGCTCCTTTTGAAGTGGGCACATAACAAGGTCCTTTTGAAGTGGAGCCCGCTGCCAGACAGAAAGCTGTaagcagacagacagaaagctgTAAGCAGACACCACTTCACTCCAGCAGTTGATCCCTAGGATTATATCTTTAATTACCTCTTAATCAATTTGATccactttgtttaaatgtaaactATGCTTTGCATTCATACATCAGTGACCTTTGACCTATAAACATGTTTGAATCAGATCTTATGATCTAAAATAATAGTGttgtaaatatattaaaatcttTGTGCATGtgctttatgttttagtttagcGTTAAGAATATAGAGTATTCACTGTTTATCTTGGTTATACGAGCTAGTGTCATATTTTCTATTCACACTGACATGTGACAGAGGAAATGCAGTGATTGGTTAGGTTGTGTGGACTTTTACGCTGCGTGACATGCTGTGCAGAGGAATGCAGGTGTTTGGAGGAGAGTGTTGTTGGGCAGGTAATTGGTTGTTTGGCTCTGTCTGTGAGATAAGAAGAAAATGCTTGAAGGAAAAGAGAGAGCCATAGAAGGAAGTTGAGCAGGATTAGTATCGGTCTGGGGTACTGTTCTACTGGCATGTTGTTAGGGGCTGCTTTGAGTATTTATGTCTGTGTTTGGATGGTTCACGGATAACATCTTATCCTGAATACTCTTGATGTCAAAATGTCACAAGACACTTTCCCTGCCTGATATATATTTGtatcagaaatattttcttctgcacCTAATTAACATTGAACCTGGaatgaaatatctgcttgttgCTGTTTGAACAAAGCTCCACTGTTAGTCTTTGTGGAATTGGGCCTGtggtcgggtgggtggggcaGTGGAGAATTGGGGTGGGGGACTCAGCAGTGAGCTGAGCTGGTTactgtttctccctgggctatcgTTAGCGGTGATATGTTTtttgtgtggttgcggggggcTTGGTAGGGGTGCTTACCGCTGgccagggacctcttgccggATTGTCTTGTGGGCTCGTCGCTACAgttccctggggcttctgcactatAGCTGTTGGATGGTTCCCCTGGTACTCTCCCCTGCTCTGCACTAGAGAgttgcggtagtcccagcgGTGATTATCAGCGCACTCACAATtaaacccacaggtgtttagattcaggtgttaacagatacacaaatgttctagattgagctgcagttaccactaaatacatcttgcattcattagtaccttgcactttttggtaacaatgctgttattatatatgtttctgcaggtgtggaAGAATctggtgttatcttgtaatctcttcatccttttttctctcctccattgTTTTCTCCTtatctccctttttcctttttgctccactttctttttcttgcgtcgtattttttccttttccatgTCCATAACAATTTATACAATCCTTAAGCAGTgactaataaagtttctttataaacatcaagcagagcattaaagcattagccgtaatgctctacttgtgaaagtaaatatgttgggcttcttcttggcactctgacaacaattctgagtgctactctgctgggcaggaaatggtaaaaaaaaaaaagaaaaaagaatttgtttgtttttgccaatTTTCTATTGGAAAAAATGTGGATTGTTGTATCCCTAATTTAAATACTACAATAAGGAGATCGCCTGACCAGCCTTCACCTTATGTGGTTTAAAATGGATTAGAGGGTTTTTATTGCACTTCAAAAGTTTAAGTGATGAAACGAAAAGGTTTTTTGACACCTGCTCCTTAGTATAAACCACATCTATCTCCTCTGGTCCCTTCTCGGATGTGTTTGGGCcacaacaatttatttaattaatcgTGATAAAACAGTAACtaaaataattgtcaactaatttagtaatcgaataatctTTAACTGGATTATACAGATTAGTAATTAGGCCaaacttttacaaaaataataagaTTGTGCCTCTACCTGTAAATTGAAAATATGCTCCATATGCTCTACCCAGAACTCCTAAAATGGCGTAATTTTAGCTTCACCTGCTTCAAATTCTGTATATAAATCTTCTATTTAGCACCTTTTgattattaatcgattaattaaaaaaaatggtcgacagattaatcgattagcaaaatataTGTACAACTCACCTTTGA
This genomic stretch from Girardinichthys multiradiatus isolate DD_20200921_A chromosome 22, DD_fGirMul_XY1, whole genome shotgun sequence harbors:
- the LOC124859234 gene encoding ras and Rab interactor 2-like isoform X1 encodes the protein MPEKIAWINIPKEEEEKSSNLLSHIGSSLSITSSSSPPKRFSISSPISIPQQTLPFHRTKALPFSNHKDAHLALERQAIEKAILTSKLSKQKAVHLMCRDSCSSSEPFMLTRSKLADVTPGLELAQEDCSRGGQRLSDMSLSTDSSDSLDYFQDSAFFIPPLHDPSPPTIADFNTHLPLSLPPSHLHCSGTDIADDVDDDEDEDSDYGVGLENEQDVTMLPPGGYPKRRPSGSALVLQKALQGKFWKMSGVFNSLLTPEKMAIRKVLEMSKDKNSYFGSLVHEYLSYVGECAGGQACHGQSLGLELLQTIRQFITQMKSYLQQSSEMKPLIESLIPEDQIDRVLEKAMLKCVLKPLKPAISAALKRFQVHSGGWKELKENLSLAKTWRPQKMGEADAPPPDPVAIEKIRQKFQTMCKLYSPEKKVCMLLRVCKLIYTIMEDKSGRLYGADDFLPMLTYVLAQCDMPELDNEILYMMELLDPLLLHGEGGYYLTSAYGAMSLIKNFHEDQAARVLNSETRDTLHQWHRRHTTQHSVPSIDDFQNYLRVALQELDSGCTAKTLEVQPDTTVEELCQLCALKFKVTDPETYSLFLQMEGSSQQLAADTHPQKIKAELHSCPEPVPFHFVYRRMAKNRTLSGALYNATPDLSRLPSVSDPKADLIHQSTEPPASSIISSLNSSCITEEPPADTH